The following are from one region of the Calditrichota bacterium genome:
- a CDS encoding methylmalonyl-CoA mutase family protein: protein MERVEPYKPKNKIRIVTAASLFDGHDAAINIMRRIIQATGCEVIHLGHDRSVEEVVDTAVQEDVQAIAITSYQGGHNEYFKYMHDLLKKKGAGHIKIFGGGGGVILPEEMEDLHNYGISRIYSPDDGRTLGLQGMINDMVAKSDFPTGTNINGNAEKLSKTNKLEIARLISAAENQPESVSGILKKIHKEAKKAKTPILGITGTGGAGKSSLIDELVRRYLIDFPDKYIAVVSVDPSKRKTGGALLGDRIRMNSIRNERVYMRSLATRQANLALSAHVEEALTILKAANYDMIILETSGIGQSDTEITEHSDVSLYVMTPEYGAATQLEKIDMLDFADIIALNKFDKRGAMDALRDVKKQYVRNHNAFDLADDQIPVHGTIASQFNDPGMNSLYCLIIDTIKERCKVDFNSSYEITEDMSEKIYVIPPNRTRYLSEIAENNRNYKTWAEKQSAIAQKLYGLKKSVETINELKQENSDKLIDDLEKAYEKIALEFDPKNKKLIDEWPEKKARYTQDLYKFKVRNKELAIKTNSESLSHLKVPKVTMPKYEGWGDILLWSLRENVPGEFPYTAGIYPFKREGEDPTRMFAGEGGPERTNRRFHYVSLGMPAKRLSTAFDSVTLYGQDPDHRPDIYGKIGNAGVSICCLDDAKKLYSGFDLSDPKTSVSMTINGPAPMMLGFFLNAAIDQQCEIYIKENGLKKEVEKKIAAIYKNGTRPEYSGELPEGNDGLGLMLLGVTGDQVLPEDVYLEIKTKTLAQVRGTVQADILKEDQAQNTCIFSTEFALRLMGDVQEYFINNAVRNFYSVSISGYHIAEAGANPITQLALTLSNGFTYVEYYLSRGMDINKFAPNLSFFFSNGIDPEYAVIGRVARRIWSKAMKYKYGADARSQMLKYHIQTSGRSLHAQEIDFNDIRTTLQALYAIYDNCNSLHTNAYDEAITTPTEESVRRAMAIQLIINKELGLAMNENPMQGSFIIEELTDLVEEAVYVEFDRITERGGVLGAMETMYQRSKIQEESLYYETLKHTGDFPIIGVNTFLSSKGSPTVIPQEVIRSTEKEKENQIDTLKDLHTKRNKEAQKQLSKIRSAAVQNENIFETLMEASKVCSIGQISQALFEVGGQYRRNM from the coding sequence ATGGAACGCGTTGAACCATATAAACCAAAAAATAAAATTCGCATTGTAACAGCCGCTTCGTTGTTTGATGGCCATGATGCAGCAATAAATATTATGCGCCGCATTATACAGGCTACGGGATGCGAGGTAATTCATCTTGGGCATGACCGAAGTGTGGAAGAAGTTGTTGATACAGCTGTGCAGGAAGATGTACAGGCCATTGCCATAACAAGCTACCAGGGTGGCCATAATGAATATTTTAAATACATGCATGATCTGCTAAAGAAAAAGGGTGCCGGACATATAAAAATATTTGGCGGCGGTGGCGGTGTAATCCTGCCCGAAGAAATGGAAGACCTGCATAATTATGGTATTAGCAGGATCTATTCTCCGGATGATGGGCGTACACTGGGTTTGCAAGGCATGATTAATGATATGGTGGCCAAAAGTGATTTCCCAACAGGAACAAATATAAACGGCAACGCTGAAAAACTATCCAAAACAAACAAACTGGAAATTGCCCGTTTAATTTCCGCTGCTGAAAACCAACCCGAATCTGTATCGGGTATTCTTAAAAAAATCCATAAAGAAGCAAAAAAGGCGAAAACGCCAATTCTTGGTATAACCGGTACTGGTGGCGCTGGCAAGTCTTCTCTAATTGATGAATTGGTTCGTCGTTATTTGATTGATTTTCCGGATAAATATATTGCCGTGGTTTCGGTTGATCCATCAAAAAGGAAAACGGGTGGGGCATTGCTTGGTGACAGGATTCGCATGAATTCGATTAGAAACGAACGGGTTTATATGCGCTCTTTGGCAACCCGGCAGGCTAATCTTGCGTTAAGCGCACATGTGGAAGAAGCACTGACAATTTTGAAAGCCGCTAATTATGATATGATTATTTTGGAAACATCGGGTATTGGCCAATCTGATACGGAGATTACTGAGCACTCCGATGTTAGCTTGTATGTTATGACGCCGGAATATGGTGCAGCCACTCAGCTTGAAAAAATTGATATGCTCGATTTTGCAGACATAATTGCCTTGAACAAATTTGATAAACGTGGTGCAATGGATGCTCTTCGTGACGTGAAAAAACAATATGTTCGAAACCACAATGCATTCGATCTTGCAGATGACCAAATTCCGGTCCACGGTACAATTGCTTCACAGTTTAATGATCCCGGGATGAACTCTTTATACTGCCTGATTATTGACACAATTAAAGAGCGCTGCAAAGTAGATTTTAACTCATCTTACGAGATTACAGAAGATATGTCTGAAAAGATTTATGTAATCCCGCCAAACCGTACCCGCTATTTATCCGAGATTGCAGAGAACAACCGTAATTATAAAACGTGGGCAGAAAAGCAATCGGCCATTGCCCAAAAATTATATGGACTGAAAAAATCGGTTGAGACCATAAATGAATTAAAGCAAGAAAACAGCGACAAATTAATCGATGATCTTGAAAAGGCTTACGAAAAAATAGCCCTGGAATTTGATCCCAAAAATAAAAAATTAATTGATGAATGGCCGGAAAAGAAAGCCCGCTACACACAAGATTTGTACAAGTTTAAAGTGCGTAATAAAGAACTTGCCATTAAAACAAATAGTGAAAGCTTATCGCATTTAAAAGTCCCTAAAGTAACCATGCCAAAGTATGAAGGCTGGGGTGATATTCTACTTTGGAGTCTGCGGGAAAATGTACCGGGCGAGTTTCCATACACAGCCGGGATTTATCCTTTCAAGCGAGAGGGTGAAGATCCAACTCGCATGTTTGCGGGTGAAGGCGGACCGGAAAGAACAAACCGCCGGTTTCATTATGTCAGTTTGGGAATGCCGGCAAAAAGATTGTCAACAGCTTTTGATTCGGTTACACTTTATGGACAAGATCCGGATCACCGCCCGGATATTTATGGAAAAATCGGTAATGCCGGTGTTTCAATCTGCTGCCTGGATGATGCTAAAAAGCTCTATTCAGGATTTGATTTATCCGATCCCAAAACCTCCGTTTCTATGACCATAAATGGCCCGGCACCAATGATGCTTGGGTTTTTCCTGAATGCGGCAATTGACCAACAGTGTGAGATATATATTAAAGAAAATGGTTTGAAAAAAGAGGTTGAAAAGAAAATCGCTGCAATTTACAAAAACGGCACCCGTCCTGAATATTCTGGCGAATTACCTGAGGGAAATGATGGCCTTGGCCTAATGTTGCTTGGTGTAACCGGCGACCAGGTTTTACCGGAAGATGTTTACTTAGAGATAAAAACAAAAACATTGGCCCAGGTTCGTGGAACAGTTCAGGCCGATATTTTAAAAGAAGACCAGGCTCAGAATACGTGCATTTTTTCAACAGAATTTGCATTGCGTTTAATGGGCGATGTGCAGGAATATTTTATTAATAATGCCGTGCGTAACTTTTACTCTGTTTCAATTTCAGGCTATCATATTGCCGAAGCGGGTGCAAACCCAATCACACAACTGGCTTTAACACTCAGCAATGGTTTTACTTATGTGGAATATTATTTAAGCCGCGGTATGGATATAAACAAATTTGCTCCTAATTTGTCATTCTTCTTTTCCAATGGAATTGATCCTGAATATGCTGTTATTGGACGGGTTGCACGACGTATTTGGTCCAAGGCGATGAAATATAAATATGGTGCTGATGCCCGTTCGCAAATGTTAAAATATCATATCCAAACTTCCGGTCGCTCTCTTCATGCACAGGAGATTGATTTTAACGACATCCGCACGACTTTACAAGCGCTCTACGCGATTTATGATAATTGCAACAGTTTGCACACCAATGCATATGATGAGGCAATCACCACGCCTACCGAAGAATCTGTACGAAGGGCAATGGCTATCCAGTTAATAATAAATAAAGAGCTTGGCCTGGCCATGAACGAAAATCCAATGCAAGGATCATTTATTATTGAAGAATTAACCGATCTTGTTGAAGAAGCGGTTTATGTAGAGTTTGATCGCATAACGGAACGCGGCGGAGTTTTGGGTGCAATGGAAACCATGTACCAGCGCAGCAAAATCCAGGAAGAAAGCCTTTATTATGAAACATTGAAACATACTGGCGATTTTCCTATTATTGGCGTAAA
- a CDS encoding deoxyhypusine synthase: MNKKGEISQFMLEHFKHFNSASVVDAAKAYEQQLDLDNKMMITMAGAMSTAEIGKTLAEMIRKDKVQIISCTGANLEEDIMNLVAHSHYKRVPDYRDLTAQQERELLDKGLNRVTDTCIPEEEAFRRLQKHIYAIWKEADQTGERYFPHEFMYKMLLSGILEQYYEIDPKDSWVLAAAEKNLPIVVPGWEDSTMGNIFASYCIKGDLNPTTMKSGIEYMAWLADWYSKNTKDYGIGFFQIGGGIAGDFPICVVPMLYQDLERTDTPFWSYFCQISDSTTSYGSYSGAVPNEKITWGKLDADTPKFIIESDATIVVPLIFAYLLGY; this comes from the coding sequence ATGAATAAAAAAGGTGAGATTTCACAATTTATGCTTGAGCATTTCAAGCATTTCAATTCTGCCAGTGTTGTCGATGCGGCCAAAGCTTACGAGCAACAATTGGATCTCGATAATAAAATGATGATCACCATGGCAGGGGCAATGAGTACGGCTGAAATCGGCAAAACGCTGGCCGAGATGATCCGCAAGGATAAGGTTCAAATCATTTCATGCACAGGTGCCAATCTTGAAGAAGATATTATGAATCTTGTGGCGCATTCTCATTATAAACGTGTGCCGGATTATCGTGATTTGACCGCCCAACAGGAAAGGGAATTGCTGGACAAAGGTTTGAACAGGGTTACGGACACTTGCATTCCTGAGGAAGAAGCTTTTCGAAGATTGCAAAAACATATATACGCCATTTGGAAAGAAGCCGACCAAACGGGGGAGCGATACTTTCCTCACGAGTTTATGTATAAAATGCTGTTGTCTGGTATATTGGAGCAATACTATGAGATTGATCCAAAAGACAGTTGGGTGTTGGCTGCTGCCGAAAAAAATCTGCCGATTGTCGTACCCGGCTGGGAAGACTCCACCATGGGTAATATTTTTGCCTCATATTGTATTAAAGGAGATTTAAACCCAACAACAATGAAATCCGGTATAGAATATATGGCTTGGCTTGCCGACTGGTATTCTAAAAACACAAAAGATTACGGTATCGGGTTTTTCCAGATTGGAGGGGGCATTGCCGGGGATTTCCCCATTTGTGTTGTGCCAATGTTATACCAGGATTTAGAACGAACAGATACACCTTTCTGGTCATATTTTTGCCAGATATCGGATTCTACTACAAGCTACGGATCATACTCCGGTGCTGTGCCAAATGAGAAAATTACCTGGGGCAAACTGGATGCTGATACGCCAAAGTTTATAATTGAATCTGATGCGACCATAGTTGTGCCATTGATATTTGCATACTTACTAGGATACTAA
- the speB gene encoding agmatinase, translating into MKNKRTYAGIETALSDFDLAAILLQPVPYDGTSTWGKGADKGFDAFLDASENMELYDIETHSEVYKKGIHILDKIEEDSSPENVYKTVLEKTQKLLKTKKFLTFFGGEHSISIGIIEAFRNRYKDLTVLQLDAHADLRKEYLGSEYNHACAVHKASKTTNLIQVGIRSMDSSEKEYLNPEKCFFAEQMFGHQNWMDESISKMTEDVYITIDLDVFDPSIMPSTGTPEPGGMDWNTIIQYLAKVFKEKNIVGFDIVELSPIGDLTAPDFLAAKLYYKLLSYKFYE; encoded by the coding sequence ATGAAAAATAAACGAACATATGCCGGGATTGAGACTGCATTATCTGACTTTGATTTGGCCGCTATACTTTTGCAACCTGTTCCATACGACGGCACAAGTACCTGGGGCAAAGGGGCTGATAAAGGATTTGATGCTTTTTTAGATGCTTCAGAAAATATGGAGCTTTACGATATCGAAACACATTCTGAGGTTTATAAAAAAGGTATTCATATTTTAGATAAGATTGAAGAAGACTCCTCCCCTGAAAATGTTTATAAAACGGTTCTTGAAAAAACACAGAAGTTACTTAAAACAAAAAAATTCCTGACTTTTTTTGGTGGCGAACACTCCATCAGTATTGGCATAATTGAAGCATTCAGAAATAGATATAAAGATTTAACCGTGTTGCAGCTTGATGCCCATGCCGATTTGAGGAAAGAGTATCTTGGCTCAGAGTATAACCATGCCTGCGCCGTGCATAAAGCAAGTAAAACAACCAATCTAATTCAGGTGGGAATCAGGAGTATGGATAGTAGTGAAAAAGAATACCTGAATCCTGAAAAGTGTTTTTTTGCAGAACAGATGTTTGGTCATCAAAACTGGATGGATGAATCAATTTCTAAAATGACTGAAGATGTCTACATCACTATAGATTTGGATGTCTTCGATCCGTCAATTATGCCTTCAACCGGCACACCGGAGCCCGGAGGTATGGATTGGAACACAATTATTCAATATTTGGCCAAGGTTTTTAAAGAGAAAAATATTGTTGGATTTGATATTGTAGAACTTTCTCCGATCGGAGACTTAACCGCACCAGATTTTCTGGCTGCCAAATTATATTATAAACTTTTATCCTATAAATTTTATGAATAA
- a CDS encoding DUF2238 domain-containing protein produces the protein MKFFTTLLILFFTVLIWSAINPFDYFTWFLEVLPALIGLVTLAITFKKFQFTNLLYVLILIHSIILMVGGHYTYAEVPLFDWIREAFDQSRNNYDKVGHFAQGFIPAMIAREILVRKSVVNGRKWLNAIIVSMCLAISASYEFIEWFVAELSGESAESFLGTQGYIWDTQSDMLYATIGAIVALIVLSKPHDRLLSKIGK, from the coding sequence ATGAAATTTTTTACAACACTTTTGATTCTGTTTTTTACGGTTTTAATTTGGTCCGCAATAAATCCTTTCGATTATTTTACCTGGTTTTTAGAAGTATTGCCGGCTTTAATCGGACTGGTCACCCTGGCAATCACATTTAAAAAGTTTCAATTTACAAACTTGCTCTATGTTTTGATTTTAATCCACAGTATAATTTTGATGGTTGGCGGACATTACACTTATGCCGAAGTGCCTTTGTTTGATTGGATTCGTGAAGCCTTTGACCAGAGCCGCAACAATTACGACAAGGTTGGTCATTTTGCCCAGGGTTTTATTCCGGCAATGATTGCCCGCGAAATCCTGGTGAGAAAAAGTGTCGTTAATGGCCGAAAATGGCTCAATGCAATTATTGTCTCAATGTGTTTGGCCATAAGCGCATCTTATGAATTTATTGAATGGTTTGTCGCAGAACTTTCGGGTGAATCTGCCGAATCATTTTTAGGAACACAAGGCTATATATGGGATACACAATCGGATATGCTTTATGCAACTATTGGCGCGATTGTGGCACTGATTGTTTTAAGCAAACCACATGACCGGCTTTTAAGTAAAATTGGGAAGTAA